The nucleotide window GTGAAATATCAACCGCATATTCATATCGTTTAACAGCTGATTGTTGTTGGCGAACTTGATAGCTATAAACACCATTATTAAAAGTTTTCGTAAAAGTTGGATAAATTGGGGCAACAGACTGTGTCTGCATTAGTTTTAAATTATTTATTGAATAATTGTCTTGCTGTAACTTGTTAGTTTGGTTTTGCAAATAATAATATGTCATTGAATTTGGAAATAATGTACTTGCCAGCAAGAATAAAATAATTGCTTTCATTTTTCCTTTCCAAAATCTAAATTAAAAAACATTATAAATAATTATTATTTTAATTTACTTAATATAAATGTTATTAATTTAAATTTTTATAACTAATCTTCATTTACCAAGTAGTGTCTAAACATGGTCATATATCTTAGATGTTATCATATTTTCAAGTTTAATTTCATATGAATTTATTAAAATTAATAGTATTCAATATTTTTTTTGCTTACTTATTCATAAATTTTCTTTATATCTACTAAATTTAAATTACAACAATACTTTTATATTCGTTAATAATACATTAAATATATTTTATTGTCTTATATCATCTAAGATTTTTTTATACAACAACTACATATTTTTATATACTCATCAAATTGATGATATTTTCTCAAAAATTATAAATATTTTGCAATTATATTAAATATATGTAATATTTTTGAATTAATACTATTTTTTCTAAGTCTTTTGAAGAAACTGATGTTGATATAACTTTTCAGCAATCAAGTTTATTTAATTCTTTTAATTCTGCTATATTTGATATTTTATAAATTATATTTTCAATTAAATTTTTTGTTATTTTAATTTGTTTCAGTTTTGTTCTATCTGTAGTAAATAAATAATTTATATTTTAAAAAAACTAGACCTCTATTTTTGATTTTTGTAAATTTTTAAGTAGGTATTGTCTATCCATGTACAAATGTATATTAATGTATATTATAGAATCCAAATGTGTATTAAAATTTTTAAAAACATTTTTACATTCAGATTCATTACTTTATTTTTCTTCATCTTTGGGTTAAATTGAATATTTATTCCATTTCTACACAATAATATTTTTTGCCATATTTAATTTGACACATTTCTATATTTTTAATTATTTCGCTTCTATAGTTTTTCTATATATAATAAAATTTTCTTGATGCTTTGAACTAATTTTTATCTTTAAATTACGTTCACTATTATTTGAGTTAACACCTTGCTTAAAATCTTCTACATATTTTAAATTCTCTTTATTAATTTCTAATACTAAAAATTTAGATAATAATAATCTATTTTTCATTTTCTTGCCATAACTATATAAATCATCAGTCTTCCCTAATTTAGTATTTCAAAATTTAGTAACTTCAAAATCATAATATTTATCTAAAACTGCACTATATTCTAAAACTAAATACCAAATTTTTCCATAATTAGTAACTGCATCCATTACACTATTTTTGTCATTTCCTAATACCGATAAAGAAGTTAACGAATGTGCTTTTAAATCTCCATAATATGAATTTGATATTCATAAATCAAAATCAAGTTCTTTAACATTACCTTTAATATTTAAATACTTTAATATATCACTAGATATATTATTAATTTTTAAAAAGTTATGAAAAAGAAATTCTAAATAAAAGCCAGGCCATTCTGATTGAAATTTATCTTTAAAATCAGCATTAATCATTTCTTGATAACATGACTTCCCATATCAAATTTGGTTTGTATTTAAATTTTCATTAACAAATTTTTCTAAAACTTTTAATGACTCATTAGGTTCTTCATATGTATTAGTAATTAAAAAATCAAGTAAGTCAGTTAATTTTTTAAATAAATAAATATCATTTTTCTTAGAATCTGTTTTTTTAAATTTTCCATTAATAGTACAATTAATTAAATCAATAGTATGAACATACGCAATTGATGAATTGTTTCATCGGCGTTCTTGAATTTTTTTAAAAAGTTTAGGTAAAATAAATATAATATTATCTTTGTAATTATATATTCCGATAATAAATAGTTTTTGATTAATAAATTCTTGTAATTCAACTTCATTTAAACCTACTTGCATTCTTTTTTCATGGATTGGATGAGGATTTCCAGAATAAGTTAATTTTTTAAAATATAACTTTAAGTTTTTATTTTTATAATTAAAATTAATATATTTATCTAATATATCAAATTTTAAATTAGGTTGATTAAAATTTTTATATAATAATGTATAAATGCTTTTTATACCCTGGATATTACTATCATAATCATTTACAATTACGCTGTCTAAATTAACTTGCTCCACTAACACTTTTTTCATAAAAACTTAATAATCCTTTCAAAACCACTTCTGCTATATTAATAGTTATTGTATTTCCTAATTGTTTCATTGAAATATTATCATTTTTTGCTAATTTAAATTCTTTGGGAAATCCCTGAATTAGTTTAACTTCTTCTGGAGTAATATATCTTTTATATTTTCCTATTATTTGCGCATGATTCATAGCTACTAAAGTAGATAAAATATCTGCTTTTTTAACTCTTATCCCAGATGGTCTAAACTGAATCATACCATTTCAAATTGAATTAATGGATTCCCCAGCTTGTCATTCAAATTTTTTATGTGCTATGTTAGTTACTCAATTTAAATTATCATTTTCTTTAAGTCATTTATCAATAAAATTTTTATTTCTTTTATATAAATCCAAATTTTTTGATATTATTCTTCATTTTCAATCTGGAAAATATTCCTTATTACTTTCATAATTTCTATTATTTATAAAAATATCTGCTCAAATTGGAAATCCAATAATTTTAATATCAATATTATTATAAAATTCATTTCATAAATTTAATAAGTTTATTTCATAATCATTTAAATAATATTTATTATTTAAATCTTTACTTGATAAAAATGATCAGATATCTTGTGAAACTTTTGTTTCTTTAACCTCTTTCATAATACTATTAAACATTTCAATTCCATTTGAATTGCTTAAATCTTTTCTAATCCCTGGAATATAAATTCTTTTTCTATGCATTGGTATTCCAATATCCGTAGGAGTCAATACTAATGGTTTGGAAGGAAAAATATAGCCTAATCTTGTTAATTCTTCTGTTATAACTCTATATGTATTACCATTATCATGACTAACTAAATTACTAACATTTTCAAGTAAAAGAAAAATTGGTTTTTTTGCTTGCAAAATTCTAACTATTTCAAAAAATAAGGCTCCTCTTGTATCATTAAATCCTTTTTGAAAGCCCCCTTTTGAAAACGGTTGACATGGAAAACCAGCACATAATAAATCAAAATCAGGGATTGTATTTTCATCTATTTCTTTAATATCGCCTAAAATCTTATTATTAAAATTATTTAAATAAACTTCTCTACAATACTGATCTATATCACATGCAAATATTAATTCTGAGTTTGAGATTTTATTCAAAGCTAAATGAAAGCCTCCTATACCAGCAAACAAATCTACAAATTTTATTTTTTCCATAAATATTAATCCCCACCTTTAATTACAACTCTATCATTATATAATTTATCTTAATTAAATTCACTACATTTATTTAAAATTCTTTATTCTTTAAAAGGATATTAATTTTTTTATAAGCCAGCATATTACCTATTATGAACATTCTTAATATATGCCTTAACTATTAACTCTATACTTGTTCATACTTTTCATTAGTTACCCTGGCAGTTCAAATATATTAAAATAATAGCATAAAAAATAGAAAACGATAATTTTTGTTTAACCTTTATCTAATAAAAATTTTTCCATACTATTTAATTATAATAAATAAACTCCATTCCTTTTTGAAAATAAAAATCCCTACTATTTCATTATTCTGGTTCAACTTGCAAATAACTCCCAATTGTATTTGTTATAATTTTTCAGCCATGTTGTTGCGTTGTTCCAAAATGGTGATCTATTGTTAAAAAATGATTAAAAATAGTTTTAATTAAAATATCAATATCAGTTGATAAAATTGTTCCTCCTCAACCACTATGATCTTCTTGATGAAAAGCAAGAACTTGGGTTTTTATCTTTTTTTTAAAAGCATTAAAATCATAATAATATGTTTGATAAATAATTTTAATTATTGTTCATTATTTAGTAGAAATACTAATTTTTAATTTGTCATGTGCCAAAAATTGGTAATATTTTTCAATTTCATTATATTGATTATTCGATTCGTGTTTAACAACACTATTATCATTAAAAATTCAATACAACAAACCTGTTCCAGCTAGGATTAACCCACCAATGACTAATGATAATCCTAACGTCTCAGGAGCTAATGCGGTACTAACCGTCGCTTCAGTGCCAATGATTGTGCCTTCACTGATGACAGTTGCTGTTGTTTCTGCTGTTAATGTTTCTGCCATAGTTAATTCTTCTGGAGCAGTCGTTGTTAATAATGGCGTTAGTTCCATTGTTTCTTCACTTTCAATTGCTGCCGTAGAACGAGGAGAAAATATCATATTTTTAAGATAATTAGCAGTTGTTTTTAAACCTTCGGTTGGTGAAATACCAGTCATTTTTGTCATTCCCCCTAATCCAAGAGCAGAAATTGAGCTTGATGCAAGAACTGATGATGTGTTATCAATGTGATGATTGTTGGTAACTGGTGAAGGATTGGCAGTTATTTTTGTCTTACTAGCATTAATTCCCTGAGCAAGAGCAGTTGTACCAATTGTTTTTAATTGTTCTTTAAATATTTTTTGTTTAGGTTTAGATAAAGTTTGGAAATGATTATTTATTGCATTAAATCATTTTTGTTTTTCAGCAGAGGGTAGAGAATTATACTGTTCTATGATTGGATTATTTTTTAGCATTAAATTAATTCCTAAATTTTTATTGTTTTCTAAACTAATTTTTTCTATCTTTTGATTTAAAAAATGATACTCATAATTTGTTAAGGTCCGGGGTAAATTTATTGGTGGTACTTGAACTGGATTTACCACTACATGTTGTTGAAATTGCGATGATATAACTTGAAAATGTATTAACACTACTGATGTATAATTGGAATTTGTAGCTGGATAAATTAATCAAAAAATATTACCTTCCCTATCCGTTGTTGCTCAGTGTCCATAAATTTCATTAATATTTAAACTAGGATATAATGTTTGAAGTTGCTGGAAAATAGTTATTCTATCATTATTTGGTAAAAAACCTAAATTAGTTACAGGAATAATATTTGTTAAATCTTGCTGATTAGTTTCTTCTTCATTACTTAGTTGTTTTTCTTCTTGATCACAAATAACAAATTGGTTAGTTTGTAACCCACTAGGACCTGGTTGATTTTCATCAGGAATAAGTAAAGATGGAGAATGAAGGGAATTCTTTGAACTGGCATCTTTTTCTAAAGTAAAAAAAACATAAACTGAACCACAATAAGACGTTCCAACACCTAATTTTGCTCGGACTCGTATTGAATAAGTCCCATTCCTTCTATGAAAAAATTTAAAGTGTAAAGTTATTTGGCTTGGATCAAAATCAGGATTTAACCTTGTAACTGCCGTTAAAATTGTTTCCGGACTACTATCCGCCAATAACCCTAAATCACGAACTTTGATTACATCTGCTAATGATATTCTTTTGTCATCAATGCTATCTGTTGCTTGAATTTTAAAACTGATATTTAGTGTTCCTGAATAAATTGAATTCTTACTTCGACTTGCTCTAACAATTATTGTAATATTACCATTAATATTTTTTCTATAAAAAGTTACTGTTGCATATGCTGGGTCAAATTCAGGATTTAACCTTGCCACTGCCGTTAAAATTGTTTCCGGACTACTATCCGCCAATAACCCTAAATCACGAACTTTGATTACATCTGCTAATGCTTTTTTCTTATATTTAAGAGTGACTCCCGCTATTAAATTAAAGCGAACTCTTATTGAACCGTAGTATGGCGAACAAAGAGATTTTGCAATAATATCACATCAAAATAATCCTTCTTTGTAAATTCCATAAGTCCTAATTCGTACTTGTTTTTGTTGAAAGCCAGGATTTAACCTTGCCACTGCCGCTAAAATTGTTTCCGGACTACTATCCGCCAATAATCCTAAATCACGAACAACAATAATATTTGACAAAAGCATTTGTTTTTTTACAGAAGAATCATCCATTAAATTAAACCGAATATGCAATATTCCCGAATAAATGGCAGCGCAATTTTTTTTCGCTCTAATTTGATATAAGATACTACCCGTTTTAGTTCTTCCTAAATTTCTTAGTGTTACTTGTTCTTGATTAAAATTAGGATTCCATTTTTTAATTGCTTTAAAAACAGTATTTTCTTTATCATTTGGTAATATTCCTAAATTTCGTTTTATAATTACCTTGTCTAGTGGAATTCGTGGTTCAAGATGCGAACAATTAGTTAGTTCTGGTCGAGATGAACTATCAGTTTGTGTTTGCAAAAGTGAACTCATTTGTTGTTGTGGTTCATCAATATTATTACTTTCATCAAGCATTTGCTCTCTCTCATTTGTTGTATCTGCTTGATCTGAATTATCAACCAAATTATTACAAAGTTGATAAAACTGTGATGGAGAGAATTGTTCCGATGAAATTAATGATATTTCGTCATCAGAAACATCATTATTATTTTCATCTTGGTCCTCTTTTAACAAATCATAATTGCTAGTTGTTTGTCTTTTTCAAATGTTTTTTTCTCATAACTTCTTTGTTCATGGGTAAATCATATTATTACTTCTAAAATTGGTAAAGGTTGGTTGGAATGATTTATAATAAATACTAGTAACCGTTACATGTGAAATTATATTACTCATAACAAAAATTATTCCTAATCATCCACAAATTTTTTTCATATTTTATGTTTAGTTCCTTTCTCTATGTTGTTATTTTTTAAAATATTTATTTTAATAAACTAAGATATTAATAGTTATTGGTAATTAATGAATCATTTGTAAAAATATTGTTTATTATAATAAAAAAACGAAATAATTCTTTGCTATCCATCAATTAATTGAAATATGAAATTAACTTGATAAATTAAGATAAAAACTTCGGAGTGTTTTTATATTTGTTTATCTCATATTTTTATTATAATAGTTTTTTCAAATAGTTAATTTCAATGGTTAGATACCTATTTTAAATTATATAACAAAAATAAAACAATTATTTATTTTTTAAAGGATGTTCTAAGTTATTATGAAAAAATATTATGATAAAATTATTATATGTTAAGGCCTTTTAGGAGAGCTATAAAATGAGCTGATGAATATATTTAATAATAATTTTAGGAACTATGCTTGTTTCTTTTTTTCTAGAAAGATGATTTTCAACTAAATCATTTTATAAAAATAAAAATGAAGAAGAAACATATATTGAAGATGATTATGAAGATGATTATAGTGATTATTTTACTGAATGAGAAATTGAAGAAGCAGACTGAGGATATTGAACGATTAATCAATTAACTGATTATACAAATGAATTAAGAACTAATAATTCTGAAGCAATAGATTTTGATTATTCTGGTTCAAATGAATATAACATAAAAAAAACATTTCAAGTTTTAAATTATTATGATGACTATAAAAAATATATTTTTAATTCACAATTATTAAAACTGGAAAAAGAACTTAATAAAAAATATGATGCTATTCTTACACAAATTATAATTGTAGCCTTATTAAAATTTAATTATTATGCTGCATTATCAACAAATAATCTCTTATACTTTCTTTTTGAGGAAGATATAAAGGTTGATTCTAGTTTTGAAAATTTTATAAATAAAACAAATAAATTAGTATCAGATTATCTTGGCTACATTACTACTGGTATCTTAGAAGAAATTGATCTTACCGAACAATTAGATAGTTATAATAATCATAACCAAATTGAAGATCTCTTAGATTTTGGTAGCAATTTTATTAATGACTGATTTGAGGAAATGATTACTTTAATTCATGAATTAGGATTAAATTTTGATGATGATGAAGATTATACTTTTGAACAAAATAATGTTGAAGAAGCTTTAAACTATTTTAGTTTAACAAAAGATGATACTTATCATTCATTTAAGAAAAAATATCGTTGATTTTCAACAAAATATCATCCTGATGCAAACCCAAGTCATAAAAAATTTGCTGAAACTGAAATGCAAAAAATTAATGGATTTAAAGATATTTTAGAAGAATATTTTCGTAATAAAAAAACATAACAAGTTTAGATAATATTTTGATTAAAAAAAATGCTATTAAGATTATCTTAATAGCATTTTTTAACTAATTGTCTCTTCAAAAATAGTTTGAATATTATTTAGTAAGTTTCCTTTAATATATGTTAATTCATTGTCTAATAAATGACAACTAGTTTTAACATCATATCATAAGACATGATCATTAATTGTTGTCTTTTTAAAGTTAATTTTATTAATATTTTCTTTTAATAATTCTAATAGTTTATCACTTTCCAAATGATCAATAATTAAATTAATTGCTTGTTGATTTGAAGTAAATTTATAGCCTTCAAAAAAATTAATAAAATTCATTGCATATTCTTCTTTTCATTTTGGGTTTGTTGAAAAAATATAATCTTTAAATTCAAATAAATGCATTTTTTGATTAAATGATCAGTAAAAAGCTTTAATTTGATTAATAACTTCTGGACTAATTTGTAATTTTTTTTCATTAACATTAAAAGTTGAACTTAAAAATTGCATAAATAAATTAATTATAATGTTTTCAGCAGCTGTTTTAACTTCTTTATGATATTTATCAAGGTTTTTTTGAATTAAAGGAACATCATAAAATAAATTATAATCAATTAAAAAAGCATACTTAATTCGGTTTCGTAAATAATTATCATATAAAGCTTGATAAATTTTTTTATTCACAATTACATTACTATAATAATTCATAATTAATTTATCATTAATTGGTAAAGCTAATAAATAATCAATAAAAAACTTATTTAATCCTTGGTACTGAAATTGCATAATTTGATGATATGATAAAAAATATTTTCGATATTGACTAACACTCATTTTTCGTCAAATGGCTTCTGAACTAGTTGGATTAGAAAAATCAAAGGTCAACTTTTCTGGTTTAACAGTTGTTCATTCCGAAGGTTCTTCTACAGTTGGTTCAAATTCATCTTTTAAAATGATATTTCGTTTAGTTGGATCAATATAATTATCGTCATCGTTTGACATACTATGTTGTTTGTTAAACTTAAAATATTTTTCTTCGTTCGAAGGATTATTAACGATTAAATCGGGAATATCATATAAAGCAATTACTGGTTTTTCTTTTTCATTTTTAATTGGATATAATAACTGAATAAAATTAAGATACCGGTCTGGAAAAGATAAACTACTAAAATCAATTATTTTGCGTGGTGTTACTACTTTTGCTTTTGGTTGCGGTTTTTCTTTTTGTTCAGAAATAGAACTTAATTTTTCAATTGGTTTTGTTGACGGTAATATGGCAGGCTCAATTTCTCCTGGTTCTTCTTTTTCTTGATCTTGACGACTAAATGATTCTAATGTTTCATTACCAACATAATGATATCCGCGCAGAAAAACAACCCGATTATCTTTTAATAACGTAATAAATTGATTTGCTTGCTCAGAAGTTACAGTTGAGAAATACATATGAATTAAATTTAATAACTCTGCTTTAATAATCCGATTACCATTTTTTGGTAAATATGTTTTAAATAAATATATTTCTAAATCCTTAAGATTTTTCATTTTTTTAATTTTAGTTAAATCAAATTTCATAAGGCCTCCTATTTACCAATAATTTTTTGTACAATCCTATTAATAATATCTACTTGGTAATTTTTAAATAATCAATTACTATGTAAAATTGCTTCAATTTTTCATCCGCGGTCAACTAAATACTTTTGACGATAAAAATCATATTCTTTTTGTTCAACTCCAATTGGATATGTTAAATCATCACAAATAATTCCTAATACATAATGGTCCTTTTTCTGATCATATACCGTAACATCAATTTGATAAGTTCCTTGCACTGTATATGTTGCAATTTGATAACGCTCATGGCCACTTAAGGCTGCTGTTAAAGCTGCTGCAACTTCTGCTGTAAATTGTCGATTAATTTTAGAAACTTGTTGTTCTTGAGCATAACTTTTTGCTGTTGTTAACTTTGCTAATACTTTGTCTTCTTGATCTTTTCCGCGGTTTAATTGCTCAACATATTCTAAATAATATTTAAAGTATCGTGGGCCAGGATGTTTTGAATCTTCTGAAATTAATGATGATGGAAATGACTTAACAATATAAATTTTTTCTTTTGCCCGAGTAATTGCCACATTTAAACGG belongs to Spiroplasma melliferum and includes:
- a CDS encoding cytosine-specific DNA modification methyltransferase, coding for MEKIKFVDLFAGIGGFHLALNKISNSELIFACDIDQYCREVYLNNFNNKILGDIKEIDENTIPDFDLLCAGFPCQPFSKGGFQKGFNDTRGALFFEIVRILQAKKPIFLLLENVSNLVSHDNGNTYRVITEELTRLGYIFPSKPLVLTPTDIGIPMHRKRIYIPGIRKDLSNSNGIEMFNSIMKEVKETKVSQDIWSFLSSKDLNNKYYLNDYEINLLNLWNEFYNNIDIKIIGFPIWADIFINNRNYESNKEYFPDWKWRIISKNLDLYKRNKNFIDKWLKENDNLNWVTNIAHKKFEWQAGESINSIWNGMIQFRPSGIRVKKADILSTLVAMNHAQIIGKYKRYITPEEVKLIQGFPKEFKLAKNDNISMKQLGNTITINIAEVVLKGLLSFYEKSVSGAS